The DNA window CACCCTCGACGCCGTCGCGGATGCAGCCGCCCTTCTGGATGCGGAAGAGCTCCTTGTAGCCCTCGTCGAACTCGTGGTTGCCCACCGCCGAGAGCTGCACGCCCATCGCGTTCAGCGCCTGGATCGTCGGCTCGTCGTGGAACGCGGCCGAGAGCAGCGGCGAGGCACCGATGTTGTCGCCGGCGGTGAGGGTGAAGCTGTCGCGCTGGCCGGCGCGCAGCTGCTTCAGGTGCGTCGAGAGGTACTCGGCACCGCCCACGACCGTCACGGCGGGCGTGCCGTCCGGGTTGGTGCCCGTGGTCACGCGGCTGCTCGACCCGGTCAGCGGGTCGAGGTTGCCGTGGAGGTCGTTGAAGGAGAGCAGCTGGATGTGCTGCAGGGGCGCTGACCTGATCGACTGCGCCGACGCGGTGGTCGGCAGGCTCGCGGTCGCGAGCGCGGCGCCGGCGGTCGCGGCCAGTGCGACGATCCGCGCGGTTCGGGAGGTTCGGCTCATGTCCGTGCACGTTAGGCATCCGGCGCGCGGCGCGCCAGACCCCGCGGCCCAACTCGCGGGGAAGTCCGGGCGTCCGGAGCCTCGCGACGCTGTCGGTAGGGTGTCCGCGGTGGACAGGCCGTACTCCCCCGCGCACCTCGAGACCGTCGAGCGCCTGAGCGAGCCCGAGGTCGACGCGGTCACCTGGACCCTCGAGGCCGCCACCGAGGCCGACGGCGTGCGCCCGCTGTCCGAGCACGTCGAGCTGCACCTGCGCGACGGCGGCGAGCGCCCGGCGCGCCACGTCCTCGCCTGGCACGGCGACACCCTCGCCGGCTACGCCCACCTGGACACCACCGACGCGGTCGCCGGTCCGAGCGCCGAGCTCGTCGTCCACCCCGCCGCCCGGCGCGCGGGCGTCGGGACGGCACTGCTGCGTACGCTGCTCGGCGAGGCCGCGCCGGCCTCCCTGCGCGTGTGGGCGCACGGCTCGCTGCCCGGCGCCGACGCTCTCGCCACCTCGGTCGGCATGGCCCGCGTGCGCGAGCTGCTGCAGATGCGCCGCGCGCTCCCCTACGGCGGCGCCGTGCCGCCGCTGCCGGTCGACGTCGACGTGCGCGCCTTCGACCCGGACCGCGACGCCGAGGAGTGGGTGCGCGTCAACGCCGAGGCGTTCGCCGACCACCCCGAGCAGGGACGCCTCACCCTGCTCGACCTGGGGATCCGGATGCGGGAGCCGTGGTTCGACCCGGCCGGGTTCCTGGTCGCCGAGCGCGACGGCGCCATGGTCGGCTTCGCGTGGACCAAGGTGCACGGCGGGGCCGAGCAGCCCCGCCTGACCCTCGTCGGGGCCGCGCCCGTCGACCACCCCCACCCCCCGCTCGGCGAGCTCTACGTCCTCGGCGTCGCCCCGTCGGCGCGCGTCTCGGGCCTCGGGCGGGCGCTGACGGTGCGCGCGCTGCGGCACCTGGGCGAGCGCGGGCTGCGCCACGCGATGCTCTACGCCGACGCCGACAACGTGCCCGCGGTGCGGCTCTACACCTCCCTGGGGTTCACCCGCCACAGCTCCGACACGATGTGGCAGGGGGCGGCGGCGTGGCAGGCGCCGGGCTCCTGAGACGGGAGCCCGGCCAGGTGCGACGATGACGCCCATGAGCACGGACGCGACGGTCACCGCGGTCGGCAGCGACCCTGCGGGCACGACGGACGACGACCTCCCCGACGACCGCTTCCTCGACCGCGAGCTGTCGTGGCTGAGCTTCAACCAGCGCGTGCTGGAGCTGTCCGAGGACCCGACGGTGCCGCTGCTGGAGCGGGCCCGCTTCCTCGCCATCTTCGCGAGCAACCTCGACGAGTTCTTCATGGTGCGCGTGGCGGGGCTCAAGCGCCGCATCGCGACCGGCCTCGCCGTCCGAGCGGCGAGCGGGCTCCAGCCGCGCGAGGTGCTCACCTGCGTGGCCGAGAAGACCGCGCAGCTGACCCACCGGCACGCCGACGTCTTCCGCGACGAGATCAAGCCCGGTCTCGAGGAGCTCGGCATCCGGCTCTCGCGGTGGGACGAGCTCGAGCCGGCCGAGCAGGAGCGGCTGCACACGCTGTTCCGCGAGCGGATCTTCCCGGTGCTCACGCCGCTGGCGGTCGACCCGGCCCACCCGTTCCCCTACATCTCCGGCCTGAGCCTCAACCTGGCCGTCATCGTCCGCAACCCCAGCACCGGGCTCGAGCACTTCGCCCGCATCAAGGTGCCGCCGCTGCTCCCCCGCTTCACCAAGGCCTCCGACCAGCGCTTCGTGCCGCTCGAGGACGTCATCGCGGCCCACCTGCACCTGCTCTTCCCGGGCATGCAGGTGCTGCAGCACCACACGTTCCGGGTCACGCGCAACGAGGACCTCGAGGTCGACGAGGACGAGGCCGAGAACCTCCTGCAGGCGCTGGAGCGCGAGCTCATGCGCCGCCGCTTCGGGCCGCCCGTGCGCCTCGAGGTCGAGGAGGCCATCGACCCGCACCTGCTCGACCTGCTCAAGGGCGAGCTGGGCGTCGACGACGACGACGTCTACAGCCTGCCGTTCCCCCTCGACCTGACCGGCCTGCACGCCATCGCCGACATCGACCGGCCCGAGCTGAAGTTCGCGCCGTTCGTGCCGGGCACCCACCGCGACCTCGTCGACGTCGAGGCGCGCGAGGCCAGCATCTTCGCCACCCTGCGCCGCGGCGACATCCTCGTGCAGCACCCCTACGACTCGTTCGCCACCAGCGTGCAGGCCTTCATCGAGCAGGCCGCCGCCGACCGCAACGTGCTCGCCATCAAGCAGACGCTCTACCGCACCAGCGGCGACTCACCGATCGTCGACGCGCTCATCGACGCGGCCGAGGCGGGCAAGCAGGTCCTGGTGCTCGTCGAGATCAAGGCCCGCTTCGACGAGCAGGCCAACATCAAGTGGGCGCGCAAGCTCGAGCAGGCCGGCTGCCACGTCGTCTACGGCCTCGTCGGGCTGAAGACCCACTGCAAGGCGGCGCTGGTCATCCGCCAGGAGGGTGACCGCCTGCGCCGCTACGCGCACGTCGGCACGGGCAACTACAACCCCAAGACCGCCCGCCTCTACGAGGACTTCGGCCTGCTGACGGCGTCGAACGAGGTCGGAGAAGACCTCACGAACCTCTTCAACACCCTCTCCGGCTTCTCCTTCGGCGTCGGCTACAAGCGCCTGCTGGTGGCGCCCGAGGACGTGCGCGACGGCATCATCGAGCGCATCGAGCAGCAGGTCGAGCTCGCCCGCAGCGGCCGGCCGGCGCGGGTGCGCATCAAGGTCAACTCGCTGGTCGACGAGGCCACCATCGACGCGCTCTACCGCGCCAGCTCGGCCGGCGTCTCGGTCGACCTCTGGACCCGCGGCATCTGCGCCGTCCGGCCAGGAGTGCCTGGCCTGTCGGAGAACGTGCGCGTCCGCAGCATCCTCGGCCGCTTCCTCGAGCACTCGCGGGTGTTCGAGTTCGGCGTGGGCGAGGAGTCCGAGGTGTGGATCGGCAGCGCCGACATGATGCACCGCAACCTCGACCGTCGTGTCGAGGCGCTGGTGCGCCTGACCTCCCCCGAGCACGTGAGCGAGCTGCGGGGCTTCCTCGACCTCGGCTTCGACGAGGCGACGGCGTCGTGGCACCTCCAGGGCGACGGCGAGTGGGTGCGGCACCACGTCGACGAGAACGGCACCCCGCTGCGCGACCTGCAGGAGTACCTCATCGGGGTCAAGCAGCGACGAGCGAGGAGCGCGCGTGTCTGAGCAGCAGCCCGACGAGCACTCGGCCGGCACGGAGGACCCGCAGCCGCCGAGCGGTGCGGTCTCCACCTACCGCGAGGTCGAGCGCAAGTTCCGCGTCCACGGCCTGTTCCGGGTGCCCGACCTCGCCGGCGCCGGCCCGGTGGCGACGACGCAGGAGCGCGAGGTTCTGCAGCTGGCGGCGAGCTACCACGACACCAGCGACCTGCGCCTCGCCCGCGAAGGGGTCACGCTGCGCCGCCGCGAGGGCGGGCACGACGCCGGCTGGCACCTCAAGCTGCCGGTCGGCGAGCTCGGCTCGGGCGCACGTGACGAGCTGCGCCTGCCGCTCGAGGCGGGCGCGGTCGGCTCGGTCCCCACCGAGCTGCGCGAGCTCGTCACCGCCTACACCCGCGGCGCCGAGCTCCGGGTCGTCGCCACCCTGCGCACCGAGCGCACCCCGCTGGCGCTGCTCGACGCCGAGGGCGCCGAGCTCGCCGAGCTCACCGACGACACCGTCTCGGTCGTCGACGGCGAGCGCGTGCTGGTGCGCTTCCGCGAGCTCGAGCTCGAGGAGCACGCCGAGCTGGAGCCGGGCGCCCTCGACGAGGTGGTGGCCCGGCTCGGGCGCGCCGGCGCCGTGCCCGGCGAGTTCGTCTCCAAGGCGGTGCGCGCCCTGGGCCCCCTGGCGACCGCGCCCTCCGACGTCCCCGAGCCGCCCGAGGTCTCGCCGAAGTCGCCGGCGGAGGTGCTCGTACGCCGTCACCTCGCCACGCACGTACGCGCCCTGCGGGTCGCCGACCTCGGCGTGCGCCGGGGCGAGGACGACGCCGTGCACCAGATGCGGGTCTCCGCCCGACGGCTGCGCAGCGGGCTCCGGGTGTTCCGGCCGCTGCTCGACCGCGAGTGGGCCGACGCCCTGCGCGCCGAACTCGGCTGGATGGCCGAGGAGCTGGGCGCCGCCCGCGACCTCGAGGTGCTGCGCGAGCGGCTCGAGGCCGCGACCAGCTGGCTCCCCGACTCCGTCGAGCCCCTCGCGGCGCGCACGCTGGTCGACACCACGCTCACCGAGCGGTTCGACCGGGCGCGCGAGGAGGCGCTCGAGGCGCTGCGCTCCGAGCGCTACACCGCGCTGCTCGACGCGCTGGTCGCCGCCGCCGCCGAGCCGAAGCTCACGGAGGCGGCCGCCGAGCCGTGCGCGAGCGCCCTCCCACCCCTGGTCTCGGCGGCGTGGAAGCGGCTGGCCAAGGACGCGAAGCACCTCCACCTCGAGGGCCACGACGACGACTGGCACGAGACCCGCAAGGCCGCCAAGCAGGTGCGCTACGCCTGCGACGCGGTCGCGCCGGCGCTCGGCCGTCCGGCGAAGGCCCTGGCCAAGCAGGTGACCCGGGTGACCGAGCTGCTGGGCGAGCACCAGGACGCCGCCATCGCGGCCGACGTGCTCGTCGAGCTGGCGGCCGGTCCGCACGTCAGCGGCCGCGCCGGGTTCGCGCTCGGGCTGATGCACCGCGACCAGCGCGACGCGGTGCACCTCGCCCGGGTCGAGTTCGGCCACGTCTGGCGCGGGGTGTCGGCGTCGCGCCACCGGGCGTGGCTGCGCCGGTGAGCCCCCGGTCGAGCACGAGCGTGCAGGCGGCAGGGACCGTCGTGCACCGGCCGGGCCCCGAGGGCCCGGAGGTGCTGCTCGTGCACCGGCCGCGCTACGACGACTGGTCGTTCCCCAAGGGCAAGCTCGACGGCGACGAGCACGTGGTGCTCGCCGCGGTCCGCGAGACGCGCGAGGAGTCGGGGCTCGGCGTGCGGCTCGAGCGGCCTCTGCGTACCCAGCGCTACACCGTCTCGGGCCGCCCGAAGGAGGTCCGCTACTGGGCGGCGACCGCCACCGGCGGGGAGTTCACCGCCAACGACGAGGTCGACGAGGTGGCCTGGCTCCCCGTGCCGGCCGCGCGCGAACGGCTCACCTGGAGCCGTGACACCACGCTCCTCGACGACGTCGAGCGCGGGCCGCTGCCCACCACCGCCGTGGTGGTGCTGCGCCACTGCCGGGCGGTCCCCCGAGACGACTGGGCCGCCGACGACGACCTCCGCCCGCTCGACGCGCTAGGCGTCGCGAGCGCCGCGGCGCTCGCACCGGTCCTGGCGGCCTACGCGCCCCGACGGATCCTCTGCTCCGACACCGTCCGCACCCTCGAGACCGTGCGTCGCCTCGCCGAGCAGGAGGGCATCGCCGTCGAGGTGACGCCGATGCTGGGCACGAGCGCCATCAGCGCCGCGCCCGCCGCCGCCCAGGCCGCTGCCGACGCCGTGCGCTCGTCGACGGAGCCCGTCCTCCTGTGTACTCACCGGCAGGTGGTCCGTGACGTGCTAGGCGGGCTGATGCGCACGACCGACGAGAAGCCACCGCAGACCACTTTGCAGCCGGGCGAGTTCTTCGTGCTGCACTTCGCGGCCGGCGTCTTCGTCGCGCTCGAGCGGCACAGCGGCGTCTGAGCAGCCCGGGTCCCCCGGACGGGTCGAGCTCGTCGAAGTTCTTGGCGCAAGGGCGGTTCACCTGCTAGCCCTCGGCTGTGCAAGGGGGCGACATGGAGCCCACACGCCATGTTCACCACGCGTTCACCTCTCTCCGAGATTGCCGTCACCTGCGGCTCCTACGGTGACGGCGCAACCTACGAAGACCCCCGAAGAGAGAGATCCCTCGACGTGAAGTTCCAGCACCTCGGCCGCGTGTCGGCGCTCGCCCTCGCCGGCGCCCTGGCCCTGACCGCCTGTGGCTCGGACGACAACAGCGACAGCACGGCCGCCTCGTCGGGCTCCGGCTCCTCGGCTGCGAGCGGCGACTGCCCGAGCGGCACGTTGAACGCTGAGGGCTCGAGCGCTCAGCAGAACGCGATGGGCGCGTGGATCAAGGCGTACCAGTCCCAGTGCTCCGGCACGACGATCAACTACAACCCGACCGGTTCCGGCGCCGGCGTCACCGCCTTCATCGGCGCCCGTGAGCCGCTGGTCGGGTCCGACTCGGCGCTCAAGCCCGACGAGAAGACCCAGGCCGACGCCCGCTGCAAGACCGGCAAGGCCATCGACCTGCCGATGGTCATCGGCCCGATCGCCGTCGCCTACAACGTGAAGGGCGTCGACGACCTCCAGCTCTCCGCCTCGACCGTGGCCAAGATCTTCGCCGGCACGGTCAAGACGTGGGACGACGCGGCGATCAAGGCCGAGAACCCCAGCGCGAAGCTGCCCTCGACGCCGATCCAGACCATCCACCGCTCGGACGCGTCGGGCACCACCGACAACTTCACCAAGTGGCTCGCGGCTGCGGCGCCGTCCGACTGGACCTACGCCAACGACAAGCAGTGGAAGGCCCCCGGCGGCCAGGGCGCCGCCAAGTCGGCCGGTGTGGCTGACGCGGTCGCCAACGGCGACGGGACCATCGGCTACGTCGAGTACTCCTTCGTGCAGTCGGCCAGCCTGAAGGCCGCGAAGATCTCCAACGACGGCAAGAACTTCGTGGAGCTGACCCCGGCCAACGCCTCGACCGCGGTCGAGAGCGCCAAGCCCGCCGACGGCGCGACCGGCAACGACCTCGCGCTCAAGCTCGACTACGCGACCACGGCCGCCAACGCGTACCCGATCGTCCTGGTGACCTACGAGATCACCTGCGAGAAGGGCCTCTCGGCCGGCGACGCGAAGTTCGTCAAGTCGTTCCTCTCCTACACCTCGGGCGACGGCCAGTCGCAGCTCACCCCCGACCTCGGCTACGCGCCGCTGCCGGCGAGCATCCAGGCCAAGGTGAAGACCGCCGTCGCGGCGATCAGCTAGTACGCACCACCGAGGGCGCTCCGTCGGGCTCCGGCTCGACGGGGCGCCGTCGTCTGTACGACACTGCGGCCGACCGGCCCACCCGCACCAGCCCTCGCCGACCCTGGCAGGGCAGCACGACACGGAGGACACGTGGCAGCCGACACACAGGCGCCGGAGGGGCTCCGGACGACGAGCTCGCGCAGCGGCGTACGCCTGGGTGACCGCGTCTTCAGCGGCCTGGCCCTCGGGGCGGGTGTGACGCTGCTCGTGGTCATGGCCGCCATCGCCGTCTTCCTGCTCGTCAAGGCGGTCCCCGGCATCCGCGACGACAGCACCAACTGGCTGACGACGACCCGCTGGGAGCCCGACTCCCTGCCCTCGGTGTGGGGCATCGCCGCGCTGGCCTTCGGCACCGTCCTCAGCAGCGTGATCGCCCTCCTGCTGGCGGTCCCGGTGGCTCTCGGCATCGCGCTGTTCATCTCGCACTACGCGCCGCGCCGGCTCGCGGTGGTCCTCGGCGCCCTCGTCGACCTGCTGGCCGCCGTGCCGAGCGTCGTCTACGGCCTGTGGGGCCTGCGCTGGCTGCAGGGCCAGATGGTGCCGTTCCAGGGCTGGCTCAACCACTGGTTCGGCTGGATCCCGCTGTTCGGCGGCACGGTGACCGGCGCCCGTACGCTGTTCACCGCCGGCGTCGTGCTGGCCATCATGATCCTGCCCATCGTGGCGGCGGTCAGCCGCGAGGTCTTCCTCCAGGCGCCCCGCACGCTCGAGGAGGCGGCACTGGCGCTGGGCGCCACGCGATGGGAGATGATCCGCACCACGGTGCTGCCCTTCGGCCGCCCCGGCGTGATCTCCGCGATCATGCTCGGACTGGGCCGGGCGCTCGGCGAGACCATCGCCATCGCCCTGGTGCTCAGCACCAGCTACGAGCTCAACTGGCACATCCTCGAGCCGGGCGGCACGACCGTCGCCGCCAACATCCCCCTCCAGTTCGCCGAGGCGAGGGACACCGGCCGCAGCGCCCTCATCGCCTCCGGCCTCGTGCTGTTCGTCATCACGATGGCCGTGAACATGGGCGCCCGCGCGATCGTCGCGCGGCGCAAGGACTTCTCCGGAGCCTCGGCATGAGCGCCGTCCTCGACGCCTCGCCCCGCGAGCGCGACCCGCAGCTGCACACCCGCCCCCTCGCCCGCTGGATGCCGTGGGCGGTGGGCGGCGTGGCCGTCGTCCTCGGCCTGCTGGTGGCCACGGTCCTGCACGCGAGCGCCCGCGGCGGCCGGGTGCTGGTCGCCGCTGTGATGGCCGACGCGCTGTTCGGTGTGGGCATCTACGCCTTGTCCTCCGCCCGCGAGGGCAGCCGACGGGCCACCGACCGGCTGGTGACCACCGTGGTCTACAGCTGTTTCGGGCTCGCCGTCCTGCCCCTCGTCGGACTGCTGGCGACCACCGTCAAGCGCGGCTACAGCCGCATGACGCCCGACTTCTTCACCCACTCCATGCGCGGCGTCGGGCCGCGCGACGACGCCGGCGGCATCTACCACGCCATCGTCGGCACCGTCGAGCAGGTCGGCATCGCCAGCCTGATCGCCGTGCCGCTCGGCCTGCTCGTCGCCGTCTACCTGGTGGAGTACGGCCGTGGCGCGCTAGCCAAGGCGGTCACCTTCTTCGTCGACGTCATGACGGGCATCCCCTCGATCGTGGCCGGCCTGTTCGTCTTCACGCTGTTCATCGTGATCCTGCCGTTCCACTACAACGGGTTCTGGGGCGCGCTGTCCCTCTCGATCCTCATGGTGCCCACCGTCGTGCGCAGCTCGGAGGAGATGCTGCGGCTGGTGCCGAACGAGCTGCGGGAGGCGTCGTTCGCCCTGGGCGTCCCGCGCTGGAAGACCATCCTGTCGATCGTCTTCCCGACGGCGATCGCCGGCATCATCACCGGCATCATGCTCGCGGTGGCGCGCATCATCGGCGAGACGGCCCCCCTGGTGCTGACGACGTTCTTCACGGACTCGATCAACATGAACCCGTTCAGCGGCCCGCAGGTCTCGCTGCCGCTCTACGTCTTCAACCAGGCGACCTCCTCGGGGCCCTACACCCAGCAGCGGGCGTGGGCCGCGGCCCTGACGCTCATCCTCATCGTGCTCGTGCTCAACCTCGTGGCTCGGCTCGTCGCCTGGTGGCGCGCGCCCAAGGCCCGCTGAAACAGGAGACAATCCCACCATGGCCAAGCGCATCGACGTCAGCGGTCTGAACGTCTACTACGGCTCCTTCCGCGCCGTCGAGGACGTCAACATCACCATCGAGCCCCGCTCCGTCACGGCCTTCATCGGGCCCTCGGGCTGCGGCAAGTCGACCTTCCTGCGCACGCTCAACCGCATGCACGAGGTCATCCCCGGCGCCCACGTCGAGGGCAAGGTCATGATCGACGACGAGGACCTCTACGCCCCCGGCGTCGACCCCGTCGCGGTCCGGCGCATGGTCGGCATGGTGTTCCAGCGCCCGAACCCGTTCCCGACGATGTCGATCTACGACAACGTCGCGGCTGGGCTGCGCCTCAACGGGGTCAAGAAGCGCTCCGTGCTGGACGACGTGGTCGAGAAGTCGCTGCAGGGCGCCAACCTGTGGAACGAGGTCAAGGACCGGCTGGGGCGCCCCGGCGCGGGGCTGTCCGGCGGCCAGCAGCAGCGGCTGTGCATCGCCCGGGCCATCGCCGTCGAGCCCGAGATCCTGCTCATGGACGAGCCCTGCTCCGCCCTGGACCCGATCTCCACGCTGGCGATCGAGGACCTGATCTCGACGATCAAGGAGCAGTACACCATCGTGATCGTCACCCACAACATGCAGCAGGCCGCCCGCGTGAGCGAGACCACGGCCTTCTTCAACATCGCGGGGGCAGGCAAGCCGGGCCACCTGATCGAGGTCGGCCCGACCGCCAAGATGTTCTCGAACCCGTCGGTGCGGGCCACCGAGGACTACATCTCGGGCCGCTTCGGCTGACCGGCGGCACTGCTGACGGGCGCTGCGCCTGCGGACGGGCGCAGCGGCTAGTGCTCGACGAGCCCGAGGACCTCGTCGAGCTCGTCCGGGCTGAGCGGGTGGTCGCTCGAGGCGGCCGCCACCATGACCTCGCCGAACAGCTCGATCTCGGCCAGGGCCGCCGGGTCCTGGAGCCGGAGGTCGGGCTTGACGATCACGCTCGGCCGCCTCCTCTTCGCCTCGTCACGCTCCGCGGCAGCCCGGTCGCCGCCGACTGCCAGGCTATCGGCGTCGGACTCCTGGCGGACACGGATCGCGTTCATCACTCACCCTATGGTGAACGATCCACCCGTCCGGCGTCCGCCGAATCGATGCTTCCGTCAGCAACCAGCCGCCGTCGCGCTCAGGACCGGTACGGTGGGCGCGTGGTTCCCGTCCGGCACACCTGCACCGTCGTGCACACCGGCAGCTTCGCCTCCGCCCGGTGCACCTGCGGGTGGCGCGGCTCGGCCCGCCGCAGCATCGGGCGGGCCCGTGCCGACGGCGCGGCGCACGAGGAGACGGCCGCAGCGGCGGCCGCAGCGTCCGCTCTGCCGGCCCAGCGGACGCGCGACGACGCACCGGCGGACCTCGCCGCGCGCTGAGTCACCCCAGCGCCGCCGAGACCCCTGGGCGCGGCGTTCAGGCCCAGATGGCGGCGAGGACGCCGTCCTCGAGCTCCTCGGGCGGGTCCGGCAGCGAGCGCGCCGCCCCGGTCGCCACCCGCGCCGCGCTCCAGGCCGCGACCGCCGCGTCGAGCACGTCGTCGGGCCCGGCGCGCTCCCCCGCCTCGCCGAGGTCGCCCGCCAGCTCGATGCCGGCGGCGCGCAGCGCGGCCCGGCGCTCCTCGGAGCCGGCCCAGGTGCGCTTGGGGTGGCGCGCCGGGGCGCCGGTCAGCACCGCGTACGACAGCTCCGGGTGCACCTCGACGACCCGCGGCCCGGCGGTGCGGTCGCGCAGCCAGGCGTCGACCTCGAGGACCTTGGTGCGCAGCGCGTACGCCTGTGCCGAGACCCCCTCGCCACCGGCCGCGCGGCTCCGGGCGTTGGCCTCTGCGTGGGTGGGCGCCTCGAGCGCCGCGCGCGACGGTGTGCGGAAGACGGAGGAGCGGCGGGCGCCCAGCTCGCGCGCGGCGAGCAGGTCGGCCTGGCGCGGCCCTCCCGCGGACAGGCCGACCGGGATGTCGATGCCGACGACGGTCAGTGCCGCCGCCGCCGCGCCGGCTCGCGCGACGAGCTCCGCGGCCCGCGGTGCGAACAGCGCGACCGACGGACGGCCCAGGGCGAGCAGGACGCCGACCCAGCCGCCGCGGCAGGCGTCGACGCCCAGCACCGGCGGCGGGCCGCCCGCGGCCACGTCGTCGACTGCGCTACTTCTTCGCCGACGCCGACTTGGCGGGCCGGGCGCTGACCGCCCACACGTGCGACATGTGCACCCGTGCCTCGCCCTTGGCCACGGGGTGCGAGACGACCCCGCCCTCGCGCATCTGCTGGGCGATGACGTCGAGCAGCTCGGGCAGCGGGGTCTCGGCGGGATAGCTCAGCTCGAGGGGCTCGCCCGGGCCGTGCAGGACGATCGTGTGCGTGGATGCCATGCCCAGAACGCTAGCCCACCGGGTCAGCGGCGGGACCCGCGAGAGACCGAGGTGCTGAACTGGTAGTACTCCGGCCGGTAGAGCGTGGTGCCGAGCTCGAAGGCCACGTCGTCCTGGTCGGAGGTGGTCTGGCTGATGACGAGGACCGGCGCGCCGCTGCGCAGGCCCAGCAGCTTGGCGTTCGGCGCCTCTGCCGCCGCGGCGGAGACGGTGAGCTCCGACCGGCTCGGCTGCACGTCGAACTCGCTGGCCAGCAGCTCGTAGAGCGAGGCGTCGGTGAGGTCGGCGCCGCGCAGCGAGCGGAAGCGGCGCAGCGGCAGGTGGCTCGTGGTCAGAGCCACGGGCGCGCCGTCGACGACCCGCAGGCGGGTGACCGCCAGCAGCTGCGTGCCGGAGCGCAGGCCCAGCGACTTCGCCTGGGCGGGTGTGGCCGCCTCGGTCTCGGTCGAGATGTGCCGGGTCTGCAGGCTGTGCCCCTCGGCGAGCACCGTCTCGGTGAAGCTGCGGAGCGCCGAGGGCACCTCGCTCAGGGCTGCGGAGGTGACGAACCAGCCACG is part of the Motilibacter peucedani genome and encodes:
- the pstS gene encoding phosphate ABC transporter substrate-binding protein PstS — encoded protein: MKFQHLGRVSALALAGALALTACGSDDNSDSTAASSGSGSSAASGDCPSGTLNAEGSSAQQNAMGAWIKAYQSQCSGTTINYNPTGSGAGVTAFIGAREPLVGSDSALKPDEKTQADARCKTGKAIDLPMVIGPIAVAYNVKGVDDLQLSASTVAKIFAGTVKTWDDAAIKAENPSAKLPSTPIQTIHRSDASGTTDNFTKWLAAAAPSDWTYANDKQWKAPGGQGAAKSAGVADAVANGDGTIGYVEYSFVQSASLKAAKISNDGKNFVELTPANASTAVESAKPADGATGNDLALKLDYATTAANAYPIVLVTYEITCEKGLSAGDAKFVKSFLSYTSGDGQSQLTPDLGYAPLPASIQAKVKTAVAAIS
- the mshD gene encoding mycothiol synthase translates to MDRPYSPAHLETVERLSEPEVDAVTWTLEAATEADGVRPLSEHVELHLRDGGERPARHVLAWHGDTLAGYAHLDTTDAVAGPSAELVVHPAARRAGVGTALLRTLLGEAAPASLRVWAHGSLPGADALATSVGMARVRELLQMRRALPYGGAVPPLPVDVDVRAFDPDRDAEEWVRVNAEAFADHPEQGRLTLLDLGIRMREPWFDPAGFLVAERDGAMVGFAWTKVHGGAEQPRLTLVGAAPVDHPHPPLGELYVLGVAPSARVSGLGRALTVRALRHLGERGLRHAMLYADADNVPAVRLYTSLGFTRHSSDTMWQGAAAWQAPGS
- the pstC gene encoding phosphate ABC transporter permease subunit PstC is translated as MAADTQAPEGLRTTSSRSGVRLGDRVFSGLALGAGVTLLVVMAAIAVFLLVKAVPGIRDDSTNWLTTTRWEPDSLPSVWGIAALAFGTVLSSVIALLLAVPVALGIALFISHYAPRRLAVVLGALVDLLAAVPSVVYGLWGLRWLQGQMVPFQGWLNHWFGWIPLFGGTVTGARTLFTAGVVLAIMILPIVAAVSREVFLQAPRTLEEAALALGATRWEMIRTTVLPFGRPGVISAIMLGLGRALGETIAIALVLSTSYELNWHILEPGGTTVAANIPLQFAEARDTGRSALIASGLVLFVITMAVNMGARAIVARRKDFSGASA
- a CDS encoding NUDIX hydrolase, coding for MSPRSSTSVQAAGTVVHRPGPEGPEVLLVHRPRYDDWSFPKGKLDGDEHVVLAAVRETREESGLGVRLERPLRTQRYTVSGRPKEVRYWAATATGGEFTANDEVDEVAWLPVPAARERLTWSRDTTLLDDVERGPLPTTAVVVLRHCRAVPRDDWAADDDLRPLDALGVASAAALAPVLAAYAPRRILCSDTVRTLETVRRLAEQEGIAVEVTPMLGTSAISAAPAAAQAAADAVRSSTEPVLLCTHRQVVRDVLGGLMRTTDEKPPQTTLQPGEFFVLHFAAGVFVALERHSGV
- a CDS encoding RNA degradosome polyphosphate kinase, producing MSTDATVTAVGSDPAGTTDDDLPDDRFLDRELSWLSFNQRVLELSEDPTVPLLERARFLAIFASNLDEFFMVRVAGLKRRIATGLAVRAASGLQPREVLTCVAEKTAQLTHRHADVFRDEIKPGLEELGIRLSRWDELEPAEQERLHTLFRERIFPVLTPLAVDPAHPFPYISGLSLNLAVIVRNPSTGLEHFARIKVPPLLPRFTKASDQRFVPLEDVIAAHLHLLFPGMQVLQHHTFRVTRNEDLEVDEDEAENLLQALERELMRRRFGPPVRLEVEEAIDPHLLDLLKGELGVDDDDVYSLPFPLDLTGLHAIADIDRPELKFAPFVPGTHRDLVDVEAREASIFATLRRGDILVQHPYDSFATSVQAFIEQAAADRNVLAIKQTLYRTSGDSPIVDALIDAAEAGKQVLVLVEIKARFDEQANIKWARKLEQAGCHVVYGLVGLKTHCKAALVIRQEGDRLRRYAHVGTGNYNPKTARLYEDFGLLTASNEVGEDLTNLFNTLSGFSFGVGYKRLLVAPEDVRDGIIERIEQQVELARSGRPARVRIKVNSLVDEATIDALYRASSAGVSVDLWTRGICAVRPGVPGLSENVRVRSILGRFLEHSRVFEFGVGEESEVWIGSADMMHRNLDRRVEALVRLTSPEHVSELRGFLDLGFDEATASWHLQGDGEWVRHHVDENGTPLRDLQEYLIGVKQRRARSARV
- a CDS encoding CYTH and CHAD domain-containing protein; the encoded protein is MSEQQPDEHSAGTEDPQPPSGAVSTYREVERKFRVHGLFRVPDLAGAGPVATTQEREVLQLAASYHDTSDLRLAREGVTLRRREGGHDAGWHLKLPVGELGSGARDELRLPLEAGAVGSVPTELRELVTAYTRGAELRVVATLRTERTPLALLDAEGAELAELTDDTVSVVDGERVLVRFRELELEEHAELEPGALDEVVARLGRAGAVPGEFVSKAVRALGPLATAPSDVPEPPEVSPKSPAEVLVRRHLATHVRALRVADLGVRRGEDDAVHQMRVSARRLRSGLRVFRPLLDREWADALRAELGWMAEELGAARDLEVLRERLEAATSWLPDSVEPLAARTLVDTTLTERFDRAREEALEALRSERYTALLDALVAAAAEPKLTEAAAEPCASALPPLVSAAWKRLAKDAKHLHLEGHDDDWHETRKAAKQVRYACDAVAPALGRPAKALAKQVTRVTELLGEHQDAAIAADVLVELAAGPHVSGRAGFALGLMHRDQRDAVHLARVEFGHVWRGVSASRHRAWLRR
- the pstA gene encoding phosphate ABC transporter permease PstA, which codes for MSAVLDASPRERDPQLHTRPLARWMPWAVGGVAVVLGLLVATVLHASARGGRVLVAAVMADALFGVGIYALSSAREGSRRATDRLVTTVVYSCFGLAVLPLVGLLATTVKRGYSRMTPDFFTHSMRGVGPRDDAGGIYHAIVGTVEQVGIASLIAVPLGLLVAVYLVEYGRGALAKAVTFFVDVMTGIPSIVAGLFVFTLFIVILPFHYNGFWGALSLSILMVPTVVRSSEEMLRLVPNELREASFALGVPRWKTILSIVFPTAIAGIITGIMLAVARIIGETAPLVLTTFFTDSINMNPFSGPQVSLPLYVFNQATSSGPYTQQRAWAAALTLILIVLVLNLVARLVAWWRAPKAR